DNA from Drosophila takahashii strain IR98-3 E-12201 unplaced genomic scaffold, DtakHiC1v2 scaffold_114, whole genome shotgun sequence:
CTGGCCCTTTCGACATCAAAAATTACACAGGCAGAGCGTGCCTAATTACAAAAGGGTATGTGTTGGTTTTCGTATGTTTCTCCACAAAGGCCATCCATCTAGAGCCTACATCCGATCTGACGACCGAGAAATTTCTCGCCGCTTTCGCTCGGTTCGTATCCAGAAGAGGTTGTCCCCGTCAAGTGCAGTCCGACAATGGGAAAACCTTTGTCGGCGCTGCCACCCTGCTCTCCCGAGATTTTCTACAAGCCGTAAAAGAGTCTGTGACTGATGCGTATAGTCATCAGCAGCTCAACTGGCAATTCATTCCTCCGGGGGCACCCCATATGGGAGGCCTGTGGGAAGCTGGTGTCAAAAGCTTCAAAACCTTGTTTTACAAGTCCACCGCTACTCGAAAGTACACCTTTGAGGAGCTTTCAACCCTCCTAGCGAAAATTGAAGCTTGTCTAAATTCCAGACCGCTATCTCCCATGTCAGAAGATCCTACTGATCTCTTAGCGTTGACACCAGGGCATTTTCTCGTCGGCGGACCTCTTCTGTCCATAGTAGAGCCCGAATTAAAAGGGGAATCCAAGTCCATTGTGAATCGGTGGCAACACTTAAAGGCGCTCCATCAGCAATTCCAAGCTCGATGGAAAGAGGAGTATCTCAAGGAGCTCCACAAGCGTAACAAGTGGCAGGCCCCGACCGCAAATCTCCGCGTTGGCGACCTGGTAGTCGTCAAAGAAGACAATCTGCCCTCGAATGAGTGGCGCCTTGGCAGAATCGTCTCTGTTTTTCCGGGGGCTGACGGCAATGTCCGTGTCGTCAACATTCTCACGGCACGCAAGATTATTAAGCGTCCCGTGACCAAGGTGGTTCTTCTGCCAGGAGAACACTCCAACCGTCTTCCTCAACCAACATCCTCCGCATAATTCTCCAACCATCCTCGTCatctaatcatttttaaatcatctccatgtttgtttctttttgtcCATTACTCCCTACCAGATCACATCATGGTTCCTCGTCCACGCAGCGCTCAGGCTTTGGAGAGCAGACGTACTCGAGGTTTAAATTCCTACCGTTGCCGAGTCTGCCGTGGAATCCATCCGCTTCGAAAGTGCCAGAGGTTCCTAAAGCTGAGCGCAGAGAAGCGGCTTCGAGCAGTGCTTGTCAACAAGTACTGCTCAAATTGTCTCGCTCACGAGCACTCTGACGTGAGTTGTCGCAGTGGCGACAAGTGCAAAACGTGCAGCGGGAAGCACCACACGCTCCTCCATATGCACGAGCGCCCTCTGCCGTCGGCTACCAATCGGCGTTCGCGCCGGCAAAATCCGCCAACTCGCCAAGCGCTGGCCCCGGCAAGGCGCTCGGCATCCGCCGCTTCTCAGCAGCGCTCGCGCCGGCAAAATCCGCCAACTCGCAGAGCGCTTGCCTCTCCGCCGCGCTCAGCCTCCTCGACACCGGCACCGTCACTGGCGTCCATCCTCCAGCGGCACAGTGTCAACGTCCTGCCGACGGCCATGGTAATCCTGGAGACCGGGCTCAAGAAGTTCGACACAGCCGCCCTCATCGACCCGTGTACGCCGACAAGTTGCATCGACGCATCCCTGGCTACTGCGTTCCGCTTGCCGACTACCACCGTCGGCGACGAGCGG
Protein-coding regions in this window:
- the LOC138914112 gene encoding uncharacterized protein, whose protein sequence is MVPRPRSAQALESRRTRGLNSYRCRVCRGIHPLRKCQRFLKLSAEKRLRAVLVNKYCSNCLAHEHSDVSCRSGDKCKTCSGKHHTLLHMHERPLPSATNRRSRRQNPPTRQALAPARRSASAASQQRSRRQNPPTRRALASPPRSASSTPAPSLASILQRHSVNVLPTAMVILETGLKKFDTAALIDPCTPTSCIDASLATAFRLPTTTVGDERICTATIRSKRDDDFKLEVVLKVEPNVRIRTPIRELADTVVSKYSDLPLADERFYLPATISVVLGADVYGKVIRPGFHLVDEGLPVAQRTTFGWILSGACNLS